Genomic segment of Geminocystis herdmanii PCC 6308:
CTATGTCTGGGGTAATGTCTTGAATGGTTTTATTCATGATAAATACTAAAAATAATATTCCCCATGTAGCTAGTAAAAATTGTTCTAATTTTAAGGTGAAAATATCAAGCATATAACCTAGTAATAAACTGGGAATCATCAAGGTTAAAACTTTTGATTCTACACGGTTAAAACAGAAGGCTTCTTTAATAAATATTCCTGTTAAACTAGCAAAAATAAAGCCAATTCCTAATAAACTTAAGGGATTGTTATTGATAAAAGTTACTAAATTTCCTTGACTTTCGATCGAAAAGATGATAGTACTAATTGTACCGATTATCCAGAAAAGTTTGAGGGTATCATGTAAGGGTTTTAAATAAATATGAATTTTTTGTAAACTTACCCCTAATCCGATGATAAAAAAGGCAAATAAGAGAGTAATTATTTTTTCAGTAATGGGATTTAAACCTACCCAAAAAAAGACTAATATTCCCACAGCAAAACTGACGGCAGCGACTCCTAAACCAATACGATAGATTATGACTTCTTTTCGATCGTCTTGGGTTATGGTAAAATATCCGAATTGTCCTTGATAAACTTCAGATTCTGTCATCATAGTATTTAATTGATTCTTACTCTAATTTGATTAGTTCGATCGTCATATTGTTTATTTTATTTTACCATTACTGCTATTATTACTCAATAACCCTTATTTTAAAAGGTTTTTAATCTCGAACTCAGGTTTCTCCTATCTCCTGTCTCCTGACTCCTTTCTCCTATCCTCATCAAAAAACTTTTTCAGCAACCCCTAACTACTGACTAATTAACTATTTATAATTACCTATTTAAAATTAATTAATTATTTACTTTACTGAATGACCAAAAAGTGTAAAAATGGATTGAATATTGCAGTAAATTAGAGATTCGATCGAACTTAATATGACAACAGCCCCATTTTATCAAGGAATCCAGTATTTTAAAGAAGAATTACCCTATTTTAGTGATTATGGTCAAGAAAACGCTATTTTAGACAATGAAACAGCAATTTCCTCTCCTACAGACAAAAAAGCCGTTTATCAAACCCTTCTCGCTTCCGATGCTTTGCGTTACCTTACCCTTCATATTACCGCTAGTAAAGAATCAGGACATCCCGGGGGTTTCGCTAGTTGTGTCGAAGTAATCGCCTCCCTCGTCATGTTAGGGCATAAAAATTTAATAACCGAAGTGGGACATCATGCCCCCGGATTCTATAGTACCGTATTCCTCGATCGATCCCTCGAAAAAATGGGTATCCATACAGTACAAGATATGAGCGATCGTTTTCGGGAAATGCACGGGCTTTTAGGGCATTTATCGGGACAAATCCCCGGATTACTCAATCCAGCCGGTCCTCTTGGGCAAGGACAACATTTTGCTATGGCAGGGGCGAAATTACACCCAAATACGCTGTTTCCCGTTACTATTGGAGACGGAGGATTAGGTGAACCTTATATTATGAGTAGCTTTGGACACTTCAATACTGCTTATCCCCAAGTTACCAACTTTTTACCTATCCTAGTGTGGAATGGTTACTCCCAAGAGCATCATAGTATGGTATCCACCAAGACGAATGAAGAAATGATAGCTTACTGGGAGGGTAACGGCTTTAAGGAAGTAATCCTCGTCAACGCCAAAGACTTCGATGACGCTAATCAAGAAGGCGAATATGTGGATAGCACCAAATTTTCCTTTGAAAAACGCTTAGAATTTACTCAAGCGGTTTTAGAAGCTACCGACAAAGCTAGTAAATCCGCCTTGGGTGGTACTTTAACGGTTTTAATCATTAAACAACTAAAAGGGGCAGGTGTCCACAAACGAGGTTCACAATCCCATAACTTATACCCCGGTGACACTTTAGAAAAAGATTATATCATCTCAGCCCTCCAAGAAAGAGCCTTAACTAAAGAAGCATGGGAATTAGTGCGTAGTAATTTTGTTCGGGCTAATGGCGGTTCAAATGCAGACAAAGCCGTTACCGAATCAGTGTTACCCCTTCCCGACTTAGGCAAATTACCCTTAACCGAGTATGCTGTGGGAGGAGATAAAAAAGTCGCTACTACCGCTATGGGTGAAATTGTAGTTCATGTCGGCAAAAATGATCCCAATTTCATCGTCACTAACGCTGATGGTAACGCCGCATCTGGAATTAATAACATCAACATTGGCTTAAATATCGTACATCCCACCGTAGATGCTACCTATTTTCAGCAACCCCAAGGGCAAGTTTATGAGCCTTTAAGTGAGGATGCTTGTGCAGGTTTAGCCGTTGCCTTATCGCTTTTTGGAGCAAGAACCTTGTGGTGTTCTTACGAATCATTTGCAATAAATGGGCTACCAATTTGGCAAACCGTCACCCAAGCCATGGCGGAATTGAGACGGGAAACCCCTTCTACTATTACTTTATTCACCGCAGGGGCATTAGAGCAAGGACGCAACGGTTGGACTCATCAACGCCCCGAAATCGAGAACTATTTTGCCGCTATGATGCGTAATGGTAACGTTTTCCCCCTCTTTCCTTGCGATGCTAACAGTATTCAAGTTTGTTATGAATGGGCATTATCCACTAGCAATAAGGGAATTACCATTACTGCAAGTAAATCTCCATTACCAATTTTAACCACTTTTGAGCAAACCAGAGAAGCCTTAGACAAAGGCGGAGTTATCCTCCACGACTCCGAAGGAAGCAAAAAAATTGTTTTCCCTGTCATCGGTGACATGACTTTAATTCCTGTCTATGAAGCCACGAAAACCTTAGAAGCAGAAGGCTATGGAGTGCGTATCGTTTCCGTTATCAATCCTCGCCGTTTATATCGCCCCACGGATGTGGCTTGGGATAGTTGCACTGTCAAAGATGATAATTTCCTTGATGATGCAGGATTTGAGCGGTTATTCGGTGGAGATGTGGTGATCGGTGTGACTGGTGGTACAAGTGCCATGTTAGAGCCTATTATGTTGCGTAGTAATGCGAAACGAGATACTTTTGCCTGGAAACGGGGAGAAACCACCGCCAGTGCAGGGCAATTAATGGCATTTAATGGTTTAACGGCTGAGGCTTTAGTTGCCAGAGCAAAACAATTATAACTTGCAACCCCTAATTATTAGCTCATCTTCCTCTCCATCTGTTTCCCCTGTCTCCCTTTCCACCTTTTTCCTTAATCATTCACTTATGTAGTAAATATAAGTCAGGGTATCATAATTTTTGTTCGATCGTATCAAATAAAGGTTAAAATTCATTGTGGGAATTTATTTACATAACCCACATTAACCATTAAATAGTCCGTTTTTATGAAAATTAGTCGATTTATTACTGTTAGTTGCTTATCTTTAGTTTTAGGAGGATTAGCTTATCAGTCTTCTAGTTATGCTGAAAAATCAGAAAATCCTCTGTTGATTTCCCAAAATACGACTCAAGATAAATCTG
This window contains:
- a CDS encoding phosphoketolase family protein — its product is MTTAPFYQGIQYFKEELPYFSDYGQENAILDNETAISSPTDKKAVYQTLLASDALRYLTLHITASKESGHPGGFASCVEVIASLVMLGHKNLITEVGHHAPGFYSTVFLDRSLEKMGIHTVQDMSDRFREMHGLLGHLSGQIPGLLNPAGPLGQGQHFAMAGAKLHPNTLFPVTIGDGGLGEPYIMSSFGHFNTAYPQVTNFLPILVWNGYSQEHHSMVSTKTNEEMIAYWEGNGFKEVILVNAKDFDDANQEGEYVDSTKFSFEKRLEFTQAVLEATDKASKSALGGTLTVLIIKQLKGAGVHKRGSQSHNLYPGDTLEKDYIISALQERALTKEAWELVRSNFVRANGGSNADKAVTESVLPLPDLGKLPLTEYAVGGDKKVATTAMGEIVVHVGKNDPNFIVTNADGNAASGINNINIGLNIVHPTVDATYFQQPQGQVYEPLSEDACAGLAVALSLFGARTLWCSYESFAINGLPIWQTVTQAMAELRRETPSTITLFTAGALEQGRNGWTHQRPEIENYFAAMMRNGNVFPLFPCDANSIQVCYEWALSTSNKGITITASKSPLPILTTFEQTREALDKGGVILHDSEGSKKIVFPVIGDMTLIPVYEATKTLEAEGYGVRIVSVINPRRLYRPTDVAWDSCTVKDDNFLDDAGFERLFGGDVVIGVTGGTSAMLEPIMLRSNAKRDTFAWKRGETTASAGQLMAFNGLTAEALVARAKQL
- a CDS encoding DUF2301 domain-containing membrane protein: MTESEVYQGQFGYFTITQDDRKEVIIYRIGLGVAAVSFAVGILVFFWVGLNPITEKIITLLFAFFIIGLGVSLQKIHIYLKPLHDTLKLFWIIGTISTIIFSIESQGNLVTFINNNPLSLLGIGFIFASLTGIFIKEAFCFNRVESKVLTLMIPSLLLGYMLDIFTLKLEQFLLATWGILFLVFIMNKTIQDITPDIGDKSVFEYLKNQKNKQIN